The Agromyces mangrovi genome contains a region encoding:
- a CDS encoding lytic transglycosylase domain-containing protein produces MQNQTSSPATPAETTDGTGSRRASSPRNRRLLIGATALVAAGAMTGTGFMAQGVVAEQQARIAATTWMSNAVGLSADQQPAYDAVLASRANLDAEATITVAKEAIEKADGYADSSDLETTVSHLEHYELLAPERVFLLVDQATEHADTVTSETKKAIEAEKKRKAEEAARKAAEAEAARKAAEEAAAAEAAAAAPAPAPAPATPTAPANPSGAQAIARDMMRSSYGWGDDQFGCLVSLWNKESGWNVYAQNPYSGAYGIPQALPGSKMATAGADWATNAATQIRWGLGYISGRYGTPCGAWNHSVAVGWY; encoded by the coding sequence CGCCCGCCGAGACGACCGACGGCACCGGCTCCCGCCGCGCCTCGTCGCCGCGCAACCGCCGCCTCCTGATCGGCGCGACCGCCCTGGTCGCCGCGGGTGCCATGACCGGCACCGGCTTCATGGCGCAAGGCGTCGTCGCCGAGCAGCAGGCTCGCATCGCCGCGACGACCTGGATGTCGAACGCCGTCGGCCTGTCGGCCGACCAGCAGCCGGCCTACGACGCCGTGCTCGCCTCGCGCGCGAACCTCGACGCCGAGGCCACCATCACGGTCGCCAAGGAGGCGATCGAGAAGGCAGACGGCTACGCGGACTCGTCCGACCTCGAGACCACCGTCTCGCACCTCGAGCACTACGAGCTGCTCGCCCCCGAGCGCGTCTTCCTCCTCGTCGACCAGGCGACCGAGCACGCCGACACGGTGACGTCGGAGACGAAGAAGGCCATCGAGGCGGAGAAGAAGCGCAAGGCCGAGGAAGCCGCCCGCAAGGCCGCCGAGGCCGAGGCCGCTCGCAAGGCCGCCGAGGAGGCCGCAGCCGCCGAGGCAGCGGCCGCCGCGCCGGCGCCGGCGCCCGCCCCCGCGACGCCGACCGCGCCCGCCAACCCGAGCGGCGCCCAGGCGATCGCCCGCGACATGATGCGCTCGTCGTACGGCTGGGGCGACGACCAGTTCGGCTGCCTCGTCAGCCTCTGGAACAAGGAGTCGGGCTGGAACGTCTACGCCCAGAACCCCTACAGCGGTGCCTACGGCATCCCGCAGGCGCTGCCCGGCAGCAAGATGGCCACCGCGGGCGCCGACTGGGCGACCAACGCAGCGACGCAGATCCGCTGGGGCCTCGGCTATATCTCCGGACGCTACGGCACCCCCTGCGGCGCGTGGAACCACTCGGTGGCGGTCGGCTGGTACTGA